The Thermobifida halotolerans sequence CCGAGGGCACCACCCCGCTGATCCAGACGGTCCGCGGCGTCGGTTACACCCTCAGACCGAGATGAGCACCGCCACCGTCCCGGAGGAGAGGGTCGGCGGCCGACCGCGCGGGCTCGGCGCGGCCAGCCTCGGCACCCGCTTCGCGGTCACGTTCGCCCTGGTCGCCGCCCTGGTCATCGTGCTGGTGGGATCGCTCGCCTACAGTGCCGCCGCCACCCTGATCCGCGACAGCGCCCGGGAGGAGTTCGACACCACCGTCTCAAGCGTCGCGCAGACGCTGCGCGGCTCCGCCAACAGCGGAAACAGCTTCAACGAGTTCACCCTGGTGCACTCCGAGACCTTCTCGTTCCAGTTGATCAACGGCGAGGGCGAGATCATGGTCCCGCTGGGCGGCGGCCGGTCCTCTGACGTGCTCACGGTCACCGAGGCGGACCGCGCCGTCGCCGGGCACTACGCCGGAGGGCTGGTGCACCTCCGGGAGGACGAGGGGCCCACCGGTGAGCCGCTGCGGGTGGCCACGGTCTCCTTCGGGCAGGGTCTCGGCGCGGTGCAGATCGTGCAGCGCCTCGCACCCACCGAACAGATGCTGGACACGCTGGCCGCCCAGTTGGTCGTGGTCGGTGTGGTGGCGCTGGTGGGCGCCGGGGTGGCGGGATGGCTGGTGGCGCGCCGCGTCACCGGCCGTCTGGTGCGGCTCACCGAGGCCGCCGAGTACGTCACCTCCACGGGCCGCCTCGACCGGGCCGTCTCCGACGGCGGCAACGGCGGCCGGGACGAGGTGGAGCGGCTCGGTGTCGCGTTCAACGAGATGCTGGGGCGGCTCGCCGCGGCGAAGGAGGAGCAGCGGCGGCTGGTGCAGAACGCCTCCCACGAGTTGCGCACCCCGCTGACCAGTCTGCGCACCAACGTCAGTGTCATGAGGCGGTTCGACCGGCTCTCGCCCGAGGCGCAGCGGCGGCTCGTCGACGACCTGCAGGGAGAGACCCGGGAGCTCACCGACCTGGTCGACGAGCTGGTCAGCCTGGCCACGGAGACCTACCAGGACGAACCGGTGCAGGAGGTGGTGCTGCGCGAGGTCGCCGAGCGGGTCGCGGCGCGCGGCCGCCGCCGCAGCGGCCGCGAGGTCGTCGTGGACGCCGACGACAGCGCGGTCATGGGACGGCCGGGGGCGTTGGAGCGCGCCCTGTCCAACCCGGTGGAGAACGCCGCGAAGTTCGACCCGGAGGGCAGCGCGCCCATCGAGATCCGCATCCGCGACGGTGTGGTGGAGATCCGCGACCGGGGCCCGGGCATCGAGGAGTCCGAGCTCGCGCACATCTTCGAGCGCTTCTACCGCGCCCCGTCAGCCCGCGGCCTGCCCGGATCGGGACTGGGCCTGTCGATGGTCCACGACATCGCGGCGGCCCACGGCGGCACGGTCTTCGCCCGCAACCGCGAGGGCGGCGGACTGGTGATCGGGCTGCGCCTGCCCGTCCTGCGGTGACAGACCACCGGTGACCCCGACAGCGGAGGCCCGGAACCGCGGGGCGTCAGGACCGCCGGTCCATCTGCTCCTCCAGTTCGTCCACGCCGATCAGGTCGCGGCGGATACGGCCGGTCCGGTAGGCGACCCGGCCCGCGATGTGCGAGGCGATCGGGACGGTGAGGATCTGGAACACCAGCACCAGCGCCAGCACCCCGATCCGGGGATCGGGAAACAGCCGCAGCCCGATCCCCACCAGGATCAGCACCAACCCCATGATCTGCGGCTTGGCGGCGGTGTGCATCCGCGACAGCAGATCGGGGAAACGCACCAGGCCCACCCCCGCCGCGAACGACAGCAGCGCCCCCAGCAGCAGCAGGACCACCGCGGTCCAGTCCAGCAGTTGTGCCGCCGTCACGACGCGGCCTCCCTCTCCTCCTCGGCCTCCCGGTGCCGCCGGGCCACGAACCGGGAGACGCTGACCGACCCGACAAAACCCAGCAGCGACAGCACCAGCAGCAGCGGCAGCACCGTGGGATCGCGGTGGAACGCCGCGAACGCCCCGATGCCCGCGATCGCCGAGGCCAGCAGCACGTCCACCGACAGCGCCCGGTCCAGGATGGTCGGCCCCAGCACCAGCCGGACCATGCTCAGCAGCGAGGCCGCCCCCAGCAGCACCCCGATCACGATCCACAGGTAGGTCACGAGAGGCCCCCCTCCGCCATCCGCTCGATCTCGCTTCGGGTGCCGAACGCCCGCACCACCCGCTCCTCCAGGGCCAGCACGTTGCGCCGCGCCTCCTCGGTGTCCTCGGCGTCCGCGCCCAGCATGTGCACGAACAGGGTGAAGGTGCCGGAACGGACCTCCACGATCACGCTGCCGGGGATCACCGAGACGCACACGGCGGTGAGCGTGAACAGCAGGTCCGAGCGGGTGCGCAGCGGAACCGCGATGACGGAGCTGCGCGGCGGCCGACCGAACGCGAGGGTCTGCGCGACCACCCGGGCGGTGGCCAGCACCAGGTCCACCGCGAAGCGCCCGAGGAACACCGCGAACGCCGCCGGGCGCAGCCGCGCCCCCCAGGCCACCGGCGGCAGCGGGAACACCAGCATGGTCACCAGGCCGACCAGCAGGCCGCCCGCGACCGTGTTCGGCGACAGGTCGCCGAACAGCAGCACCCACACGGCGGTCAGCAGGGCCAGCATGGGCAGGTTGACCACGCGCCGCCCGATCCGGAGGTTCCACGGCGGGCGGTCGGGGACGACAGGCGGTGAGGTCACCGGACACCTCCCGACAAGACGGCTTCGACATAGGGGGCGCGGGCCAGCAGTTCGGCCGCGGCGTCCGCGCTGTAGCCGACGAACGGCCCCGCGAACACCGTGAACGCCAACCCCAGTGCCACCAGCGCCACCGTGGCGGCCAGCATCAGCGGGGGGAACACGGCGGAGGTCACCACCGCCCTGCCGCCGATCCCGGTGGGCGCGCGGCCCACGGCCATCGGCGCGGCCTCCGGGACGGACGACTCGTCCTCGGAACTCTCCAGCAGGGTGCCCAGAGCCACCGGGCGGCCCTCCTCGGGAGCGCGCCAGAACGCGTAGTTCCACAGCCGCACCATCGAGAACAGCGTCAGCAGACTCGTCACCACCGACCCGGCCACCAGCAGGTACGCCAGCGGCGTGCCGTCCTGCACGCCCGCCTGGATCAGGCCGAGCTTGCCGAGGAACCCCGACAGCGGCGGAATGCCCGCCAGGTTCATCGCCGGGACGAAGAACAGCACGCCCAGTACCGGCGACAGCTTCGCCAACCCGCTCAGGTCGTGCAGGGACGTGCTGCCGCTGCGGCGCTCCACCAGCCCGGCCACCAGAAACAGGGTGGTCTGCACGGTGATGTGGTGGGCCACGTAGAACACCGCGCCCGCCATGCCGTGCACGCTGCCCAACCCGATGCCGAACACCATGTAGCCGATATGGCTGACCAGGGTGAACGACAGCATGCGCTTGATGTCGTTCTGCGACATCGCGCCGAGGACGCCGATCACCATGGTGGCCAGCGCGCCCCACAGCAGCAGGACCTCCACCGCGTCGTTGCCGGGGAACAGCAGGGTCTGCGTGCGGATCATCGCGTACACGCCGACCTTGGTCAGCAGGCCCGCGAAGACGGCGGTGACCGGCGCGGGCGCCGTCGGATAGGAGTCGGGCAGCCACGCCGACAGCGGGAACACCGCGGCCTTGATCGCGAACGCCATCAGCAGCATCACCTGGAGGACCAGTTGCAGTTGCACCGGCAGTTCCGCCAGGCGCTCGGCCAGGTGCGCCATGTTCACGGTCCCGGTGGCCGCGTAGATCAGGCCGACGGCGACCAGGAAGACCACCGACGACAGCAGCGACACCACCACGTAGGTGGAGCCAGCGCGGATGCGCGCGAGCGTGCCGCCCTGGGTCATCAGCACGTAGCTGGAGGTCAGCAGGATCTCGAAGCCCACGTACAGGTTGAACAGGTCACCGGTGAGGAAGGCGTTGGACACGCCCGCCACCAGGATGAGGAACGTGGGGTAGAAGATCGCCAGCGGCGTGGCCTCCTCCTGGTCGGCCGTTCCCTGGCCGATCGAGTACACCAGCACGCCCAGCGTGATCGCCGAGGACACCGTCACCATCAGCGCGGAGAGCCGGTCGGCGACCAGGGTGATACCGATCGGGAACTCCCAGCCGCCCACCTGCACGACCTGCGGCCCGTGGGCGGCCACCCCGAACAGCAGCGCGACGCCCGTCGCCAGCACCAGCGCCAGCGCCACGACGCTGATCCACTGGGTGAGCAACTGGGAGCGGACCCCGATCGCGAACTTCAGGCCCGCCGCGAACAGCGGAACGACCACCGGCAGCGGCACCAGGTAGGGAAGAAGAGCCGTCATCTAGTCCACCCCCTGCATGTCGCTGTCCTCGGCCCGGGCCAGGCGTTCCCGTTCGGCGCGGATACCGGCGCGCAACTGCCGTCTCTGCGCACGGATGCGCTGCCGCAGCTCCCGCCGCAACCGGCGTTCGTTCTCCCGGTCGCAGCGCAGGTGCTCGGCGAGCTCGTGCCGCGCCTGGCGCATCCGCCGGCGCGCCTCCTCGACGGTGGCGTGCACGTCCGCGGCCTGGGTGTCGAGCAGCCGCACGCGGGCCTCGTCGTCGGCTCCCTCAAGACGCTCCTCCAGGTCCCGGCGGGCCTGGGCGATCTGTTCGCGGATCGCGGCGCGCTCGGCCTCCTCCCGTTCGTCCTGCGCGTCGATCTGGGCCTCCAGCGCCGAGCGCTGCGCCCGGACCGCCCTGCGCAGCGCCCGCTTCTGCGCGCGGATGTGCTGGCGCATCCTGCGCCGCTCCCCGCCGGTGGCGATACGCCGGTCCTCGGCGTCGTCCTGGACCTCGTCGTGGCCCTGCAACTGCCAACTGCGGTAGGCCATGGCCAGCAGGAACGCGGTCACGCCCAGGGTGATGACGATCGCGGTGAGGATCATCGCCTGCGGCAGCGGGTCGGACATCTCCCCGGCCGGGGTGAGGCCGAGCAGCGGAGGGCCGCCCGCGGCGCCGCCGGTGGACAGGATCATCAGGTTGACCCCGTTGCCGAGCAGGACCACTCCCAGCAGGATGCGGGTGAGGCTGCGCTCCAGCAGCAGCGTCACCCCGGCGGCCACCAGAACTCCGACCACGGCGATCAGCAGGATCGTGGGGGTGTCGTTCACGCGGCCACCTCCTCGCTCTCGTGTTCGGGTGTCCGTCCCGTCCGGCTCGCCTTCTCGGCCTGCTCGTCGATTCCCGCGCCGAGGCTGTACAGGATGTCCTGGATGAGACCGACCACCAGCAGGTAGACGCCGAAGTCGAAGGCCAGCCCCGAGGTGAGGTGCACCGGTTCCAGGAGCGGCAGGTGCAGGTCGAAGGCGCCCCCGGCGAGGATCTCGGTGCCGAGGACCGCCCCGGCCAGGGCCGTTCCGGTGGTGATCGCCAACCCCAGGCCGATCAGCAGACCCGGGGGGAGCCGCAGCGCCAGGTACAGTTCGTGGCGGCCTCCGGCGAGGTAGCGCACCATCAGGCCGAGCCCCGCCACGATGCCGCCCGCGAATCCGCCGCCGACCGCGCTGTGGCCGGTGACCAGCAGGTAGACCGAGAGCACGATGGTCACGGGGAACAGCAGTCGGGCCACCACCTCGAAGATGACCGACCGGCGCTCCCGGGCCAGCGCCAGTACCCCGGGAAGCCACAGCGGCTTGTCCGCGGTGCGCACGGTGAGCACGTCGCCCGCGTACCGCAGGGGGATCGGACGCCACTCGCTCGTGGGCGGCGCCGGGAGCACGGGCAGCCGCGCCGCGATCCGTCCGGTCTCCACGCGGGTACGGACCCGCCGGGCGCGCCTGCGCACGAACAGCAGACTCGCCACGCCCGCGGCGACCGAGGCCAGCACCGAGATCTCGCCCATGGTGTCCCAGGCGCGCACGTCCACCAGCAGCACGCTGACGATGTTGTGGCCGCCCGCCTCCTCCGCCGCGGCGGGGAGGTGGCCGGAGACCGACTCGGCCCGCCGCCCCGCCAGCGCGAAGTAGGCCATGGCGGCCACGAGCGTCCCGGTGGCCGCGCCGATGCCCAGGTTCAGCAGGCGGCGGCTGCGCAGCACCGGGGTGGAGAAGCGCGGCGGCAGGCGGCGCAGCACCAGCACGAACACCACCAGGCTGACGGTCTCGACGAGGAACTGGGTGAGCGCGAGGTCGGGGGCGCCGTGCAGCGCGAACAGGGTCGCGGTGCCGTAGCCGGTCATCCCCACCAGCACCACCGCGAACAGGCGGCCCCGCACCATCAGCGTCCACAGCGCCGCGAGCACCACGATGGCGGCCGGAATCAGTTGGGCGGGGGTGTCCAGCCAGCGCACGGGGGGCGCCTCCAGGGTCCACAGCCGGCCCCACACGATCGGGACCGCGCTGACCACGAGCAGCGACACGAGGATCGTGCCGAGGTAGAGCGGCAGCGAACCGCGCTGGGTGGCGCCGGTGACCTGGGTCGCGAAGCTGGAGAGGTGGTACACGATCCGCCGGTAGACCCTGCCGGAGTCGGGCAGCGCGAACCGGGCGCCCGCCCACGCCACGGGCGCCCGCCAGCGGAACAGCGCCAGACCGCCCACCACGCACAGCGCCGACAGCAGCAGCGGCGGGGAGAAGCCGTGCCACAGCGCCAGGTGGGCGGGATCGTGCCCGGCGTTGTCGCCGACCGTGTCGGCGTAGGCGGCCAGCACCGGGTCCGCGAGCGCGGCGGCGAGGCCACCCGCCAGGCCGAGCGCCGCCAGGGCCGCGGCGGGGGCGACGAACAGCGGTCCGGGGGCGTGCAGCGGCGTGGGCGGCACGTTCGGCTTGTCGAGGAACGCGCCCCACAGGAACCGCAGGCTGTAGCCGACGGTGAAGGCCGATCCGACCACCAGGCCCGCCAGGGCGAGAGCCGGAGCGGGACCGTCGGCGTGCTCGAAGGCGCCGAAGACGGCCTCCTTGGCCGCGAACCCGGCTGTCGGCGGCAGCCCCGCCATGGAGGCCAGCGCCACCACCGAGGTCCAGAACACCGTCGGCGTCCGCGTCCGCAACCCGGACAGTTCCCGCAGGTCGCGGGTTCCGGTGCTGTGGTCGATGATCCCGACCACGAGGAACAGCGGAGCCTTGAACAGCGCGTGCGCGCACAGCATGGCCAGCCCGGCCAGCGCCGCGTCGCGGGTGCCCGCGCCGAAGACGGCGGTGAGGAAGCCCAGTTGGCTCACTGTTCCGTAGGCCAGCAGCAGTTTCAGGTCGTGCTGGCGCAGCGCCTTCCAGCCCGCGGCGACCATCGTCACCGTGC is a genomic window containing:
- a CDS encoding Na+/H+ antiporter subunit E: MTSPPVVPDRPPWNLRIGRRVVNLPMLALLTAVWVLLFGDLSPNTVAGGLLVGLVTMLVFPLPPVAWGARLRPAAFAVFLGRFAVDLVLATARVVAQTLAFGRPPRSSVIAVPLRTRSDLLFTLTAVCVSVIPGSVIVEVRSGTFTLFVHMLGADAEDTEEARRNVLALEERVVRAFGTRSEIERMAEGGLS
- a CDS encoding Na+/H+ antiporter subunit A, with the translated sequence MLVAHFAAAVLAPVLVRWWGRNAFPALALVPAATAVWALVRAPGVVGGESVRVHIPWAPEFELTLAFRMDALGLVMTLLAAGIGALVLVYCSRYFDNDEPGLGRFAGVLTGFAGAMVGLVLADDLIQLYLYWELTTVLSYLLIGHHTERRDSRRAAAMAINVTTLGGLAMLVGLVMLGETAGTYLISELLADPPSGTPVPVALVLVLVGALSKSAVLPFSLWLPAAMQAPTPVSAYLHAAAMVKAGVYLVARLTPAFGDVAVWRYTALVLGTVTMVAAGWKALRQHDLKLLLAYGTVSQLGFLTAVFGAGTRDAALAGLAMLCAHALFKAPLFLVVGIIDHSTGTRDLRELSGLRTRTPTVFWTSVVALASMAGLPPTAGFAAKEAVFGAFEHADGPAPALALAGLVVGSAFTVGYSLRFLWGAFLDKPNVPPTPLHAPGPLFVAPAAALAALGLAGGLAAALADPVLAAYADTVGDNAGHDPAHLALWHGFSPPLLLSALCVVGGLALFRWRAPVAWAGARFALPDSGRVYRRIVYHLSSFATQVTGATQRGSLPLYLGTILVSLLVVSAVPIVWGRLWTLEAPPVRWLDTPAQLIPAAIVVLAALWTLMVRGRLFAVVLVGMTGYGTATLFALHGAPDLALTQFLVETVSLVVFVLVLRRLPPRFSTPVLRSRRLLNLGIGAATGTLVAAMAYFALAGRRAESVSGHLPAAAEEAGGHNIVSVLLVDVRAWDTMGEISVLASVAAGVASLLFVRRRARRVRTRVETGRIAARLPVLPAPPTSEWRPIPLRYAGDVLTVRTADKPLWLPGVLALARERRSVIFEVVARLLFPVTIVLSVYLLVTGHSAVGGGFAGGIVAGLGLMVRYLAGGRHELYLALRLPPGLLIGLGLAITTGTALAGAVLGTEILAGGAFDLHLPLLEPVHLTSGLAFDFGVYLLVVGLIQDILYSLGAGIDEQAEKASRTGRTPEHESEEVAA
- a CDS encoding HAMP domain-containing sensor histidine kinase — its product is MSTATVPEERVGGRPRGLGAASLGTRFAVTFALVAALVIVLVGSLAYSAAATLIRDSAREEFDTTVSSVAQTLRGSANSGNSFNEFTLVHSETFSFQLINGEGEIMVPLGGGRSSDVLTVTEADRAVAGHYAGGLVHLREDEGPTGEPLRVATVSFGQGLGAVQIVQRLAPTEQMLDTLAAQLVVVGVVALVGAGVAGWLVARRVTGRLVRLTEAAEYVTSTGRLDRAVSDGGNGGRDEVERLGVAFNEMLGRLAAAKEEQRRLVQNASHELRTPLTSLRTNVSVMRRFDRLSPEAQRRLVDDLQGETRELTDLVDELVSLATETYQDEPVQEVVLREVAERVAARGRRRSGREVVVDADDSAVMGRPGALERALSNPVENAAKFDPEGSAPIEIRIRDGVVEIRDRGPGIEESELAHIFERFYRAPSARGLPGSGLGLSMVHDIAAAHGGTVFARNREGGGLVIGLRLPVLR
- a CDS encoding Na+/H+ antiporter subunit D yields the protein MTALLPYLVPLPVVVPLFAAGLKFAIGVRSQLLTQWISVVALALVLATGVALLFGVAAHGPQVVQVGGWEFPIGITLVADRLSALMVTVSSAITLGVLVYSIGQGTADQEEATPLAIFYPTFLILVAGVSNAFLTGDLFNLYVGFEILLTSSYVLMTQGGTLARIRAGSTYVVVSLLSSVVFLVAVGLIYAATGTVNMAHLAERLAELPVQLQLVLQVMLLMAFAIKAAVFPLSAWLPDSYPTAPAPVTAVFAGLLTKVGVYAMIRTQTLLFPGNDAVEVLLLWGALATMVIGVLGAMSQNDIKRMLSFTLVSHIGYMVFGIGLGSVHGMAGAVFYVAHHITVQTTLFLVAGLVERRSGSTSLHDLSGLAKLSPVLGVLFFVPAMNLAGIPPLSGFLGKLGLIQAGVQDGTPLAYLLVAGSVVTSLLTLFSMVRLWNYAFWRAPEEGRPVALGTLLESSEDESSVPEAAPMAVGRAPTGIGGRAVVTSAVFPPLMLAATVALVALGLAFTVFAGPFVGYSADAAAELLARAPYVEAVLSGGVR
- the mnhG gene encoding monovalent cation/H(+) antiporter subunit G, translated to MTAAQLLDWTAVVLLLLGALLSFAAGVGLVRFPDLLSRMHTAAKPQIMGLVLILVGIGLRLFPDPRIGVLALVLVFQILTVPIASHIAGRVAYRTGRIRRDLIGVDELEEQMDRRS
- a CDS encoding monovalent cation/H+ antiporter complex subunit F, with product MTYLWIVIGVLLGAASLLSMVRLVLGPTILDRALSVDVLLASAIAGIGAFAAFHRDPTVLPLLLVLSLLGFVGSVSVSRFVARRHREAEEEREAAS
- a CDS encoding Na(+)/H(+) antiporter subunit C: MNDTPTILLIAVVGVLVAAGVTLLLERSLTRILLGVVLLGNGVNLMILSTGGAAGGPPLLGLTPAGEMSDPLPQAMILTAIVITLGVTAFLLAMAYRSWQLQGHDEVQDDAEDRRIATGGERRRMRQHIRAQKRALRRAVRAQRSALEAQIDAQDEREEAERAAIREQIAQARRDLEERLEGADDEARVRLLDTQAADVHATVEEARRRMRQARHELAEHLRCDRENERRLRRELRQRIRAQRRQLRAGIRAERERLARAEDSDMQGVD